Proteins co-encoded in one Anser cygnoides isolate HZ-2024a breed goose unplaced genomic scaffold, Taihu_goose_T2T_genome scaffold_43_1, whole genome shotgun sequence genomic window:
- the LOC136789245 gene encoding LOW QUALITY PROTEIN: dr1-associated corepressor-like (The sequence of the model RefSeq protein was modified relative to this genomic sequence to represent the inferred CDS: deleted 2 bases in 1 codon) — translation MPSKKKKYNARFPPARIKKIMQTDEEIGKVAAAVPVIISRALELFLESLLRKACHVTQSRNAKTMTTSHLKQCIELEQQFDFLKDLVAAVPDMQGEGDEPHGEGERAPRRGRRPGTGRKNGGPGAKGKDPKQSGTDSEQEEDSEDSDSDAEEETPQPPPARPPLNFASPGVPFAPLGPPPRSQGPGGLPGGLPPAPGPPRAPEEEEEDEDYDS, via the exons ATGCCgagcaagaagaagaaatacaacGCGCGCTTCCCGCCG GCGCGGATCAAGAAGATCATGCAGACGGACGAGGAGATCGGGAAGGTGGCGGCCGCCGTCCCCGTCATCATCT CGCGGGCGCTGGAGCTCTTCCTGGAGTCGCTGCTGCGCAAGGCGTGCCACGTCACCCAGTCCCGCAACGCCAAGACCATGACCACCTCGCACCT gaAGCAGTGCATCgagctggagcagcagttcGACTTCCTCAAGGACCTGGTGGCCGCCGTGCCCGACATGCAGGGCGAGGGCGACGAGCCCCACGGCGAGGGCGAGCGGGCGCCCCGCAG aggCCGGCGCCCGGGTACGGGGCGGAAGAACGGGGGTCCCGGAGCCAAGGGCAAAGACCCCAAACAGTCGGGGACGGACTcggagcaggag gaggactCGGAGGACAGTGACAGCGACGCAGAGGAGGagaccccgcagcccccccccgcacgGCCCCCCCTCAATTTCGCCAG ccccggggtgcCCTTCGCAccgctgggcccccccccccggtcccagGGC CCGGGGGGGCTTCCAGGGGGGCTCCCGCCGGCTCCaggccccccccgcgccccggaggaggaggaggaggatgaagattACGACTCTtag
- the LOC106049807 gene encoding solute carrier family 22 member 6-A-like isoform X1 yields MPFGAVLAQVGGLGRFQVLQTVLLSVPILLMASHNLLQNFTAAVPPHRCRIPSATPAATRSPGATPSLPSATPGPPGATIRSPGGTLRSSNGTLRSSNAIPRSPDGTSRSSNGTWRSSNTILRSPDGTMGSPDGTHVPSATHVTFDGTPESPDGTRVPPEATLGSSNDTLGPSEATLGWSNGTLGPSEATLGSCWRYVASATPNGSSGPRPTEPCHDGWDYDLSIYVATIVNEWDLVCSYRQLRQMAQSIYMAGVLVGALVLGGLSDKFGRKAMLMWSYLQLGVMGTCTAFAPNYASYCVFRFAGGMALSGFGLSIACLVVEWIPTPYRAITVAITGFAYTLGQILLAGLAYAVPHWRWLQLTVSVPFFVFLLYSWWLAESARWLVLSGKAERAVKVLQRVARLNKKKEEGEKITVENLRSNMKEELAGLKSSYTVSDLVRTPVIRHIFFCLSIVWFSISFSYYGLAMDLQNFGVSIYLIQVIFGAVDFPAKVVVTVSLSYIGRRVSLMVALFFAGLVIIANIFVPTELQTVRTALAVIGKGCLSASFNCVFLYTTELYPTPIRQTGLGFGSTMARVGGIVAPLVKMMDEYYPFLPPAVYGVAPVVAAVAAGFLPETLNAPLPDTIEEVESRAKQKKTANLKEKIPLQPQDKAPPKEP; encoded by the exons atGCCGTTCGGGGCGGTGCTGGCGCAAGTCGGGGGGCTGGGACGCTTCCAGGTGCTGCAGACGGTGCTGCTGTCGGTGCCCATCCTGCTCATGGCCAGCCACAACCTCCTGCAGAACTTCACCGCCGCCGTCCCCCCGCACCGCTGCCGCATCCCCAGCGCCACCCCCGCTGCCACCCGCAGTCCCGgtgccacccccagcctccccagtgCCACACCGGGGCCGCCCGGTGCCACCATCAGGTCTCCTGGTGGCACCTTGAGGTCTTCCAATGGCACCTTGAGGTCCTCCAACGCCATCCCAAGGTCCCCTGATGGCACCTCAAGGTCCTCCAATGGCACTTGGAGGTCCTCCAACACCATCCTGAGGTCCCCAGATGGTACCATGGGGTCCCCCGATGGCACCCAcgtccccagtgccacccacGTCACATTTGATGGCACTCCGGAGTCCCCCGATGGCACCCGTGTTCCTCCTGAGGCCACCCTTGGGTCTTCCAATGACACCCTGGGGCCTTCTGAGGCCACCCTGGGGTGGTCTAACGGCACCCTGGGCCCCTCTGAAGCCACCCTGGGCTCCTGCTGGCGCTACGTGGCCTCGGCCACACCCAACGGCAGCAGCGGCCCCCGGCCCACTGAGCCCTGCCACGACGGCTGGGACTACGACCTCAGCATCTACGTGGCCACCATCGTCAAtgag TGGGACCTGGTCTGCAGCTACCGGCAGCTCCGGCAGATGGCCCAATCCATCTACATGGCTGGGGTCCTGGTGGGAGCCCTGGTCCTGGGGGGCCTCTCAGACAA GTTCGGGCGCAAGGCCATGCTGATGTGGTCCTACCTGCagctgggggtgatggggacgtGCACGGCCTTCGCCCCCAACTACGCGTCCTACTGCGTCTTCCGCTTCGCCGGAGGCATGGCCCTCTCCGGCTTCGGCCTCAGCATCGCCTGCCTGG TGGTGGAGTGGATCCCCACGCCCTACCGTGCCATCACTGTGGCCATCACTGGCTTTGCCTACACCCTGGGCCAGATCCTGCTGGCCGGCCTGGCTTACGCTGTCCCCCACTGGCGCTGGCTCCAGCTCACCGTCTCCGTGCCCTTCTTTGTCTTCCTCCTCTACTCCTG GTGGCTGGCTGAGTCTGCTCGTTGGCTGGTGCTCTCGGGGAAGGCCGAGAGGGCCGTGAAGGTCCTGCAGCGGGTGGCCAGGCTCAataagaagaaggaggaaggggagaagatCACGGTGGAG AACCTGAGGTCCAACATGAAGGAGGAGTTGGCCGGTCTGAAGTCCTCCTACACCGTCTCCGACCTGGTTCGGACCCCGGTCATCCGCCACATCTTCTTCTGCCTCTCCATTGTCTG gTTCTCCATCAGTTTCTCGTACTATGGGCTGGCCATGGATCTGCAGAACTTCGGCGTCAGCATTTACCTCATCCAGGTGATTTTCGGTGCCGTCGACTTCCCAGCCAAAGTGGTGGTGACCGTCTCCCTCAGCTACATCGGCCGGCGGGTGTCCCTCATGGTGGCCCTCTTCTTCGCAGGGCTGGTCATCATTGCCAACATCTTTGTCCCCACAG AGCTGCAGACGGTGCGCACGGCACTGGCCGTCATTGGCAAGGGCTGCCTCTCCGCCTCCTTCAACTGCGTCTTCCTCTACACCACCGAGCTTTACCCCACTCCCATCAG GCAGACCGGGTTGGGCTTCGGCAGCACCATGGCCCGGGTGGGCGGCATCGTGGCACCGCTGGTGAAGATGATGGATGAGTACtaccccttcctcccccccgcCGTCTATGGGGTGGCCCCCGTGGTGGCGGCCGTGGCGGCTGGCTTCCTGCCGGAGACCCTCAATGCGCCGCTGCCCGACACCATTGAGGAGGTGGAGAGCAG GGCCAAGCAAAAGAAGACAGCCAACCTCAAAGAGAAgatccccctgcagccccaggacaAGGCCCCACCGAAGGAGCCCTGA
- the LOC136786321 gene encoding uncharacterized protein: protein MAFADLLEHVGGMGRFQVASVILLAVPILMMASHNLLQNFTAATSDHRCRLRWEANATSLDPQDLLRVSVPRGERCRRFVTPQWWLLEANGSAPNDSWLETEPCHDGWTYDRSVFTSTIITEWDLVCSSRGLRQLAQSLYMAGVLVGGIVFGGLSDRFGRRSLLTWCYLQMGIMGTCSSFAPTFTVYCLFRFLTGMAFSGIVLNSVSLSLEWMPTRTRALVGTFMGYCYTTGQFLLAGIAYAVPDWRWLQLTVSLPFFGFFLYSWWLTESARWMVMVGKSQQALKELQKVARINGKKEEGDKLDIEALKSYMQKEMTSSRSHHTVFDLVRTPVVRRISCCLCFVWFSTSFAYYGLAMDLQNFDFNIYVIQLIFGAVDFPAKLVSVITITFIGRRFTQSLALILAGLAILANILVPRELRTLRTAMAVFGKGCLAASFNCVFLYTGELYPTVIRQTGMGLANTMARLGSITAPLVKMVGEVFPVLPFIIYGAAPVLSGLVAIFLPETRDMALPETVEEVEDRGRDGGTDGGTVGGGSSQRPREQQREGGGRNSSQLSIDQSIGSHHWRARATGRTAGPGTPPSSIPHPAMTFVELLAHLGGMGRFQVTYVAALALPLLMLASHNLLQNFTAGVPEHHCRPRQVANDSVGDVPLFVTIPSDDHHRPQRCRRYVEPQWHLLEANGTANGTANGAATEPCHDGWTYRDGVFAHTIITEWDLVCESKRLRQVAQSIYMAGILLGSGLFGVLSDKFGRRALLTWCYLQLGVAGASTAAAPTFVIYCLCRFLGGLAMAGVSLNSASLCMEWIPTEARAVVGTINGYCYTLGQFVLAGAAFGLPHWRWLQLVVSLPFFFFFLYSWLFVESARWQVISGRPDLALKGLRKVARVNGRKEEGDKLSEEALRALVRREPPMPGGALAALVRTPGMRTVSCGVSFVWFSTSFAYYGLAMDLQGFGVDIYLSQLVFGAVDIPAKLASVLAISGAGRRVAQGASLGLAGVCILANIIVPMELQTLRMAFAVVGKGALAASFNCAYIFSGELFPTVIRQTGMGLGGTMARVGGMVAPLVRMAADVTPVLPLVIYGAAPVVSAIATCFLPETRNMPLPETIEDVERRGGHLKDEDVTIPLGATVTKDGA, encoded by the exons ATGGCTTTTGCCGACCTCCTGGAGCATGTGGGAGGCATGGGGCGCTTCCAGGTGGCCTCGGTCATCCTCCTGGCCGTGCCCATCCTCATGATGGCCAGCCACAATCTTCTGCAGAACTTCACGGCCGCCACCAGCGACCACCGCTGCCGGCTCCGCTGGGAGGCCAATGCCACCAGCCTCGACCCCCAGGACCTGCTGCGGGTCTCGGTCCCCCGTGGCGAGCGGTGCCGGCGCTTTGTGACGCCGCAGTGGTGGCTTCTGGAGGCCAACGGCTCAGCCCCCAATGACAGCTGGCTGGAGACGGAGCCCTGCCACGACGGCTGGACCTATGACCGCAGCGTCTTCACCAGCACCATCATCACGGAG TGGGATCTGGTGTGCAGCTCCCGGGGCTTGAGGCAGTTGGCCCAATCACTCTACATGGCTGGCGTCTTGGTGGGCGGCATCGTCTTTGGGGGCCTGTCGGACAG GTTTGGCCGCCGGTCGCTGCTCACCTGGTGCTACCTGCAGATGGGCATCATGGGGACGTGCTCCTCCTTCGCCCCCACTTTCACCGTCTACTGCCTCTTCCGCTTCCTCACGGGCATGGCCTTCTCCGGCATCGTCCTCAACAGCGTCTCGCTCT CCCTGGAGTGGATGCCCACTCGCACGCGGGCACTTGTGGGGACCTTCATGGGTTACTGCTACACCACCGGGCAGTTCCTGCTGGCCGGCATCGCTTACGCTGTCCCTGATTGGCGGTGGCTGCAGCTCACGGTGTCGCTGCCCTTCTTCGGCTTCTTCCTCTACTCATG gtgGTTAACAGAGTCAGCTCGCTGGATGGTCATGGTGGGGAAGTCCCAGCAGGCCTTGAAGGAGCTCCAGAAAGTGGCCAGGATAaatgggaagaaagaggaaggggacAAGCTGGACATAGAA GCCTTGAAGTCCTACATGCAGAAGGAGATGACCTCATCGAGGAGCCACCACACAGTGTTTGACCTGGTCCGGACGCCTGTTGTGCGCCGCATCTCTTGCTGCCTCTGCTTCGTGTG GTTCTCCACCAGCTTTGCCTACTACGGGCTGGCCATGGACCTGCAAAACTTTGACTTCAACATCTACGTGATCCAGCTCATCTTTGGGGCCGTAGACTTCCCAGCCAAGCTGGTCTCCGTCATCACCATCACCTTCATAGGGCGACGCTTCACCCAGTCCCTCGCCCTCATCCTGGCTGGCTTGGCCATCTTGGCCAACATCTTGGTGCCACGag AGCTGCGGACGCTCCGGACCGCCATGGCTGTCTTCGGGAAGGGTTGCTTGGCCGCCTCCTTCAACTGCGTCTTCCTCTACACGGGTGAGCTCTACCCCACCGTGATTCG GCAGACAGGCATGGGGTTGGCCAACACCATGGCCCGACTGGGCAGCATCACGGCGCCCTTGGTGAAGATGGTGGGTGAAGTCTTCCCCGTGCTGCCCTTCATcatctatggggcagcccccgtGCTGTCGGGACTGGTGGCCATCTTCCTGCCAGAGACGCGGGACATGGCCCTGCCCGAGaccgtggaggaggtggaggacag agggagggacggagggacGGACGGAGGGACAGTGGGTGGCGGATCGAGCCAGAGACCGAGGgaacagcagagagaaggaggagggcGAAACAGCAGCCAGCTATCAATCGATCAATCAATTGGGAGCCATCATTGGAGGGCCAGAGCCACTGGTAGGACAG ccGGTCCAGGGACgccccccagctccatccctcATCCCGCCATGACCTTCGTGGAGCTGCTGGCCCACCTGGGCGGGATGGGACGCTTCCAGGTGACCTACGTGGCCGCGCTGGCCCTGCCTCTGCTCATGCTGGCCAGCCACAACCTTCTGCAGAACTTCACTGCCGGCGTCCCCGAGCACCACTGCCGGCCCCGGCAAGTGGCCAACGACAGCGTTGGGGACGTCCCCCTCTTTGTCACAATCCCCTCCGATGACCACCACCGCCCCCAGCGCTGCCGCCGGTATGTGGAGCCCCAGTGGCACCTCTTGGAGGCCAACGGCACGGCCAATGGCACAGCCAACGGGGCGGCCACCGAGCCGTGCCATGATGGGTGGACCTATCGTGACGGCGTCTTCGCCCACACCATCATCACCGAG TGGGACCTGGTGTGCGAGTCCAAGAGGCTGCGGCAGGTGGCCCAGTCCATCTACATGGCCGGGATCCTCCTGGGCTCCGGCCTCTTCGGGGTCCTCTCTGACAA ATTCGGTCGCCGGGCGCTGCTCACCTGGTGCTACCTGCAgctgggggtggcgggggccAGCACTGCGGCCGCCCCCACGTTCGTCATCTACTGCCTCTGCCGCTTCCTGGGGGGCCTGGCCATGGCCGGCGTGTCCCTCAACTCCGCTTCTCTCT GCATGGAGTGGATCCCGACGGAGGCACGTGCTGTGGTGGGCACCATCAATGGCTACTGCTACACCCTGGGCCAGTTCGTGCTGGCGGGCGCAGCCTTCGGCCTCCCCCACTGGCGCTGGCTCCAGCTCGTCGtctccctccccttcttcttcttcttcctctactCCTG gCTGTTCGTGGAGTCAGCCCGCTGGCAGGTGATTTCGGGGCGACCCGACCTGGCCCTGAAGGGGCTCCGCAAAGTCGCCCGCGTCAacgggaggaaggaggagggcgATAAGCTCAGCGAGGAG GCGCTGCGGGCGCTGGTGCGCCGGGAGCCCCCAAtgccggggggggccctggcTGCCCTGGTCCGTACCCCCGGGATGAGGACGGTCTCTTGCGGCGTCTCCTTCGTCTG GTTCTCTACCAGCTTCGCTTACTATGGGCTGGCCATGGACCTGCAGGGCTTCGGGGTGGACATCTACCTGAGCCAGCTGGTTTTTGGGGCCGTGGACATCCCAGCCAAGCTGGCCTCCGTCCTGGCCATCAGTGGTGCTGGGCGTCGGGTGGCCCAGGGTGCCTCCTTGGGGCTCGCGGGGGTCTGCATCCTCGCCAACATCATCGTTCCGATGG AGCTGCAGACGCTGCGCATGGCCTTTGCGGTGGTCGGCAAGGGCGCCTTGGCCGCCTCCTTCAACTGCGCCTACATCTTCTCTGGGGAGCTCTTCCCGACCGTCATCAg GCAGACGGGGATGGGCCTGGGGGGCACCATGGCCCGCGTGGGGGGCATGGTGGCCCCCCTGGTGCGCATGGCGGCCGACGTCACCCCGGTGCTGCCCCTCGTCATCTACGGGGCCGCCCCCGTCGTCTCGGCCATCGCCACCTGCTTCCTGCCCGAGACCCGCAACATGCCCCTGCCCGAGACCATCGAGGACGTCGAGAGACG cggGGGCCACCTGAAGGACGAGGACGTCACCATCCCCCTGGGCGCCACCGTGACCAAGGACGGCGCCTGA
- the LOC106049807 gene encoding solute carrier family 22 member 6-A-like isoform X2 has translation MSFLMGATVPVGATVPMGAGVPMSTGVPIRDVPHVPVGAGVPMSPWVLVSPWVPIGAGVSVGVGVPMSTSVPVTDAVPRVQQCPCVRRCPRGCRCPRVPPPPPPTMPFGAVLAQVGGLGRFQVLQTVLLSVPILLMASHNLLQNFTAAVPPHRCRIPSATPAATRSPGATPSLPSATPGPPGATIRSPGGTLRSSNGTLRSSNAIPRSPDGTSRSSNGTWRSSNTILRSPDGTMGSPDGTHVPSATHVTFDGTPESPDGTRVPPEATLGSSNDTLGPSEATLGWSNGTLGPSEATLGSCWRYVASATPNGSSGPRPTEPCHDGWDYDLSIYVATIVNEWDLVCSYRQLRQMAQSIYMAGVLVGALVLGGLSDKFGRKAMLMWSYLQLGVMGTCTAFAPNYASYCVFRFAGGMALSGFGLSIACLVVEWIPTPYRAITVAITGFAYTLGQILLAGLAYAVPHWRWLQLTVSVPFFVFLLYSWWLAESARWLVLSGKAERAVKVLQRVARLNKKKEEGEKITVENLRSNMKEELAGLKSSYTVSDLVRTPVIRHIFFCLSIVWFSISFSYYGLAMDLQNFGVSIYLIQVIFGAVDFPAKVVVTVSLSYIGRRVSLMVALFFAGLVIIANIFVPTGRPGWASAAPWPGWAASWHRW, from the exons ATGTCGTTCCTCATGGGTGCCACTGTCCCCGTGGGTGCCACTGTCCCCATGGGtgctggtgtccccatgtccacTGGTGTCCCCATACGTGATgttccccatgtccccgtgggtgctggtgtccccatgtccccgtgggTTCTGGTGTCCCCATGGGTCCCCATTGGTGCTGGTGTCTCCGTGGGTgttggtgtccccatgtccacCAGTGTCCCCGTGACTGACGCCGTTCCCCGTGTCCAGCAGTGTCCCTGTGTCCGGCGGTGTCCCCGTGGGTGCCGGTGTCCCCGTgtgcccccgccccccccccccacgatGCCGTTCGGGGCGGTGCTGGCGCAAGTCGGGGGGCTGGGACGCTTCCAGGTGCTGCAGACGGTGCTGCTGTCGGTGCCCATCCTGCTCATGGCCAGCCACAACCTCCTGCAGAACTTCACCGCCGCCGTCCCCCCGCACCGCTGCCGCATCCCCAGCGCCACCCCCGCTGCCACCCGCAGTCCCGgtgccacccccagcctccccagtgCCACACCGGGGCCGCCCGGTGCCACCATCAGGTCTCCTGGTGGCACCTTGAGGTCTTCCAATGGCACCTTGAGGTCCTCCAACGCCATCCCAAGGTCCCCTGATGGCACCTCAAGGTCCTCCAATGGCACTTGGAGGTCCTCCAACACCATCCTGAGGTCCCCAGATGGTACCATGGGGTCCCCCGATGGCACCCAcgtccccagtgccacccacGTCACATTTGATGGCACTCCGGAGTCCCCCGATGGCACCCGTGTTCCTCCTGAGGCCACCCTTGGGTCTTCCAATGACACCCTGGGGCCTTCTGAGGCCACCCTGGGGTGGTCTAACGGCACCCTGGGCCCCTCTGAAGCCACCCTGGGCTCCTGCTGGCGCTACGTGGCCTCGGCCACACCCAACGGCAGCAGCGGCCCCCGGCCCACTGAGCCCTGCCACGACGGCTGGGACTACGACCTCAGCATCTACGTGGCCACCATCGTCAAtgag TGGGACCTGGTCTGCAGCTACCGGCAGCTCCGGCAGATGGCCCAATCCATCTACATGGCTGGGGTCCTGGTGGGAGCCCTGGTCCTGGGGGGCCTCTCAGACAA GTTCGGGCGCAAGGCCATGCTGATGTGGTCCTACCTGCagctgggggtgatggggacgtGCACGGCCTTCGCCCCCAACTACGCGTCCTACTGCGTCTTCCGCTTCGCCGGAGGCATGGCCCTCTCCGGCTTCGGCCTCAGCATCGCCTGCCTGG TGGTGGAGTGGATCCCCACGCCCTACCGTGCCATCACTGTGGCCATCACTGGCTTTGCCTACACCCTGGGCCAGATCCTGCTGGCCGGCCTGGCTTACGCTGTCCCCCACTGGCGCTGGCTCCAGCTCACCGTCTCCGTGCCCTTCTTTGTCTTCCTCCTCTACTCCTG GTGGCTGGCTGAGTCTGCTCGTTGGCTGGTGCTCTCGGGGAAGGCCGAGAGGGCCGTGAAGGTCCTGCAGCGGGTGGCCAGGCTCAataagaagaaggaggaaggggagaagatCACGGTGGAG AACCTGAGGTCCAACATGAAGGAGGAGTTGGCCGGTCTGAAGTCCTCCTACACCGTCTCCGACCTGGTTCGGACCCCGGTCATCCGCCACATCTTCTTCTGCCTCTCCATTGTCTG gTTCTCCATCAGTTTCTCGTACTATGGGCTGGCCATGGATCTGCAGAACTTCGGCGTCAGCATTTACCTCATCCAGGTGATTTTCGGTGCCGTCGACTTCCCAGCCAAAGTGGTGGTGACCGTCTCCCTCAGCTACATCGGCCGGCGGGTGTCCCTCATGGTGGCCCTCTTCTTCGCAGGGCTGGTCATCATTGCCAACATCTTTGTCCCCACAG GCAGACCGGGTTGGGCTTCGGCAGCACCATGGCCCGGGTGGGCGGCATCGTGGCACCGCTGGTGA